Part of the Antechinus flavipes isolate AdamAnt ecotype Samford, QLD, Australia chromosome 2, AdamAnt_v2, whole genome shotgun sequence genome is shown below.
atatatacatacatacacacatgtatgtacagGTCTTCTCCACTAGAATATAAGCATCTTAAGGCAAGGagttccatttttgttttttgtatctccagtatttaACACCACTTGGCAAGTTGTTCAGAAAATGCTGATTTCTATTGCAGAAAATGATGCAGACAAACCCAAAGAACAACTTACACAATAAGAACACTATAAAGacgaatatttttttaaattttaccatCTCTGATCAAAGGAATGACCGACTACAATTCTTAAGGACTCAAGATGAAGTATGCTACTTACCTTGTGGTATTAAGGTGATAAGACAGGATAAGACACAGGCAATGTGGTTACTCTTTTTGCCTGAAAACATGTATTTATTGTTACAatagttttgtttagttttttttcaaatgggTGTTGAGAGAAGATAAATGCTtaactgaattttttaaagttcataaatgctttttgatttggTGCAAATTGCTTCTTCTCTCTGGGCCCTCATTTAGGAAACACTCAAAAGTATGCCATCTTTGCCAGGAAATTCTCAAGAGTAgatagttaaattttcattgttatttatttacCCCTTGGAAATCTGCAAATGCTAACAAAGCAGGGCTTGATCTACTGTTCTGTTGTCTATAgtttgaaaaatggagaaaatgctgatggaacaattttctttcaaaacaaagttttattaaaatgttttcaatgaGGCACACAGACTGTGCAAAAGCTCTTCAGTGAAGTACTGTCCACAATAGCTCTGTTTGTCCCAGACCATCATGAGAGTGCAGAGCCATACAGGCTTTGGCAGCTCGAtggcatcttcctgagttcaaatttgacctcagatacttagtagctctgtgatctgtgacaagtcacttaatcctgtttgcctcagttttctcatttgtaaaatgatctggagaaggaaatggctccctaaatggagtcatgagagttggatatgactgaaaacaactgaacaagaggCTTGTCCATTGAAAAAGGAGTTGCTTGggaaataagatataaaatacaaaataaaaatacaaaaatttgtcttttttatacAATTTTCGGGACCTCATTCTAACACTAAAGACTATAGAGGGGCTTGTTTCTATTTACTTACTGGTATAAATACATGACAAATAGAGCAGAATTCATATCAGATGAATCTCTAAGAACTGCAAAGGTTTAGAGTAATCTCACGGTgaaaactcattttacaaataggaaaaagataACTAAAAGCAATACCACCCCAACCACCAAAGAGCAACAGAAGGCTAGaaattatgtaaaaaagaaattcaataactGATATGAGGACTTCCAGAAGACAACCCTACACCAACTCTTTGCCTAAAAAGAAGCTTTTTGCAGGAAATCTAGGCTCCGCACTATAAGTCTAGGCTCCACACTATCTACTTAGAAGTTGTCTTCATTGGCAGACAacactgaaggggaaaaaaaggggccGATAAATTCAGACAGTCATATTTTATTACTTCTCAATCATATAAActtcaattctttcatttggttTTGATCCTTAATCATGTCTTCTCATTCCCTTAGTCTACttttaatattgttgttttaaattccatatagaaaaatcaaaaacaaagtCAAATTGAGTAGGTCCTCTTGCCTCCATCTCAGAATTTTTACTACAAAGAAGCTCAGATACTGAAAACTGATTTCTAGTAAAAAGATCCATAGTGAGACTGATCTATAATAAAGTGACTTATGTAAATATCCACCAGAAAAACTCAGAAATCAGAGGCAGTTTAAATATTCATTTGCTTAAATCAAGGATTTCTCTAAAATCAGGAAATGGCCACAAACACTGGACACTACTTACTTCAAATGGTTGGGAACAACACTAGACCAAGGCAGTAgaacatcattttaaaatattcatatctcCAGCAAAAACCACACATAATTGCACTGGCACTTCAAAAATAGTTACTTAACAGAACTTCTCATCCACAAGACAGTGGATTTTCCAAGATTGATTTCTTGGAGATCTAAAATTACCTCATCTCAGATAGTGGGATAGTTTTACTTGCTACATGGCGACTATGCAAACTATAGAATCATGCTGAAttaaatcttgttatttctctttCAATAGTCAATTTACTAGAGAAATAGGACCTTACTCTAAGATATATATGATAAcatataccaaaaaaatcaaaaatgtttcAATATGAATGGATGggatttattcatttttgcttAAAATAACATACAGAAAAATTCACACTATTGAATAAATCTTAATGTGCAAAATTTCTGGGAAAGATTTATTTCAGGGTCTAAAACCTGAGCATTTATCTACAtgagatgaaaacaaaaaaacagtctAATGACCTGAGTAGTTTTTACTCATTTCCAGTATAAAGTGCAGTTTAATTTGCTAGTTAAAACCCGCATGTATCCTGAACAATTTTGCATGTAATACAACAAAacattgagaaatatatttttgttttaaaagattaatttcaGTATCTAAATCCTAAGCACTTATCTacatgaaaagaaaaccaaaagacaaTCTATTGGCCTAAACAGTTTTTACTCATTTCCAGTGTAAAATGCAGTTTAATATGCTTGACAACACCTGCAGGTATCATGGACAATTTTACATATAATACAACAAAACActgacaaatattttttcttcttgaaaaggTGGAATTTTTTGCCCATTAATTCCAACCAGCTgactttctaaagttttttttgaaCCAGCATGAGTGAAATGACCATAGATTTCACAAATGACTAAGGAGCATGACTCCTTAGATGGAGAGCCTTAAACATCTTCCTGAATCTTAGCTTAATCCTAAATGTGTTCCCTGCACCTATTTCCTTATTCTAACTATTATCAAAACGGGGTGTTCCATCAGTCTTGTTTGCCTTCCCGCCACTGGCGTGAGCCTTCATTCCAGGCAAAGTACACGAAGAGGGCAAGTATCAGGTGAACAGACACGACAGCAACAATCGCTGCATAGAAGTAGCTGTCTCTATTGGACATTCCCAAAGTACCTTCAAACACGTAAGATTTGGAAGAGAAATATAATCCAATGGGCAAAGTGATCATCAGAGCAGAGAAAACCAGAAGAGTCTTCAGGGTCGATGTGAAAGAGCCCTCATATCTACGTTCGCTCAGCATGGCCTCCTTCTCCAGCTGTTCCATCAAGGTCTGTGAGGAAGGGCGCGAGGGGCCGTCAGTGACTGTGACCGAGACGGCCCACGCTCTGGCCGGCTCACTCAGGGTCCACGCAGGCTAGGGATTAAAAAGAAGATTTCGTGGGTCAACCCTACAAGCTCCCCTCC
Proteins encoded:
- the LOC127548614 gene encoding vacuolar ATPase assembly integral membrane protein VMA21-like isoform X1; protein product: MGTAFLYGSGRWPPDSELGEASLEPASPTFSFLQIKKPRYGEEATSPSPAWTLSEPARAWAVSVTVTDGPSRPSSQTLMEQLEKEAMLSERRYEGSFTSTLKTLLVFSALMITLPIGLYFSSKSYVFEGTLGMSNRDSYFYAAIVAVVSVHLILALFVYFAWNEGSRQWREGKQD
- the LOC127548614 gene encoding vacuolar ATPase assembly integral membrane protein VMA21-like isoform X2, which produces MEQLEKEAMLSERRYEGSFTSTLKTLLVFSALMITLPIGLYFSSKSYVFEGTLGMSNRDSYFYAAIVAVVSVHLILALFVYFAWNEGSRQWREGKQD